Proteins encoded in a region of the Bacteroidota bacterium genome:
- a CDS encoding acyl-CoA carboxylase subunit beta yields the protein MSMIGNLAPVTSKSYQERQDRYQALLAELYEKADEVKLGGGKTRIDREHERGKLTARERIAALLDDERDFTEIGLFTGYGMYEAEGGCPSGGTVMGLGKVSGQLCMIVANDATVKAGAWFPITAKKNLRAQEIALENNLPIIYLVDSAGVYLPMQDEIFPDKDHFGRIFRNNAIMSSRGIPQIAAIMGSCVAGGAYLPIMSDEALIVNGTGSVFLAGPFLVKAAIGESVGKEELGGAETTTEISGITDYKVDSDEECLQVIRDIVAHLGPRDRAGFKRVDPVEPKFSADEIYGLIPEASNQPYDMQEVLSRMIDDDSWRPYKEGFGKTIITGYARIDGWSVGIVANQRLVVKSKTGEMQVGGVIYSDAADKAARFIMNCNQKRIPIIFFQDVTGFMVGTRAEHGGIIKDGAKMVNAVANSVVPKFTVIVGNSYGAGNYAMCGKAYDPRLICAWPSARIAVMGGKQAAKTLLQIQVSKMERQGKIVSEEDKNELLNKIESSYREQMTTFYGAARLWVDEIIDPVATRQWISTGIEMADHNPDIPPFNPGVIQT from the coding sequence CATGAACGGGGCAAGCTAACGGCCCGCGAACGGATTGCAGCGTTACTGGACGATGAACGCGATTTTACAGAGATTGGTTTGTTTACCGGATACGGGATGTATGAAGCAGAAGGAGGCTGTCCATCTGGTGGCACGGTGATGGGGTTGGGCAAAGTGAGTGGACAGTTATGTATGATTGTAGCCAATGACGCCACGGTAAAAGCCGGCGCGTGGTTTCCGATTACTGCCAAGAAAAACCTGCGCGCGCAAGAAATTGCCCTCGAAAACAACCTCCCGATTATCTACCTCGTCGATTCTGCTGGCGTTTACCTACCTATGCAAGACGAGATCTTCCCGGACAAAGACCACTTCGGCCGCATCTTTCGAAACAATGCCATTATGTCGAGCCGGGGCATTCCGCAAATTGCGGCCATTATGGGCAGTTGTGTTGCTGGTGGGGCGTACCTGCCCATCATGAGTGATGAAGCCCTTATTGTCAACGGGACTGGCTCTGTGTTTCTGGCCGGCCCGTTTTTGGTAAAAGCTGCTATCGGCGAATCTGTTGGCAAAGAAGAGCTCGGTGGAGCTGAGACAACAACAGAAATTTCTGGGATCACAGATTACAAAGTTGATAGCGACGAAGAATGTTTACAGGTCATTCGCGATATCGTTGCCCATCTTGGACCGCGCGACCGGGCCGGATTCAAACGCGTTGACCCGGTAGAACCCAAATTCTCGGCTGATGAGATTTACGGCCTTATTCCGGAAGCCTCGAACCAGCCCTATGACATGCAAGAAGTGCTGTCGCGCATGATCGATGACGACTCCTGGCGCCCGTATAAAGAAGGTTTTGGCAAAACCATTATTACTGGGTACGCCCGCATTGATGGATGGAGCGTGGGCATTGTTGCCAACCAGCGGCTCGTGGTGAAAAGCAAAACAGGTGAAATGCAGGTTGGTGGGGTGATTTACTCTGACGCTGCTGATAAAGCTGCCCGCTTCATTATGAATTGCAACCAAAAGCGGATTCCGATTATCTTTTTCCAGGATGTTACCGGCTTTATGGTTGGCACTCGTGCTGAGCACGGAGGGATTATCAAAGATGGCGCTAAAATGGTGAATGCTGTTGCAAACTCTGTTGTACCCAAGTTTACGGTGATTGTTGGCAATTCTTATGGCGCCGGCAACTATGCCATGTGCGGTAAAGCATATGACCCAAGACTCATCTGTGCCTGGCCTTCCGCACGCATTGCCGTAATGGGTGGCAAACAAGCCGCCAAGACGCTCCTGCAGATCCAGGTATCCAAAATGGAGCGGCAGGGAAAAATTGTTTCTGAAGAGGATAAAAACGAGCTGCTGAATAAAATTGAATCGAGCTACCGGGAGCAAATGACCACCTTCTACGGGGCTGCACGCCTCTGGGTAGACGAAATCATCGACCCCGTTGCTACGCGGCAGTGGATCAGTACAGGTATTGAGATGGCTGACCACAACCCCGATATTCCGCCGTTTAATCCGGGGGTTATTCAGACTTAG